One genomic window of Pseudomonas chlororaphis subsp. piscium includes the following:
- a CDS encoding ABC transporter ATP-binding protein, giving the protein MLDVQAVCKSYATPQGPLTVLQGVDLQLEQGGSLALMGESGSGKSTLLHLIAGLDKVDRGSIRIGDHQLERMNENQLANWRRTEVGLVFQQFNLIGSLRVEDNLGFQARLAGRFDERWQAQLVERLGLGDLLRRYPEQLSGGQQQRVALGRALAGKPRLLLADEPTGSLDEATSDDVLQLLLELLADTPTSLLMVTHSQRVAGRLGRIALLHGGRLAGADEH; this is encoded by the coding sequence ATGCTCGATGTACAAGCCGTCTGCAAAAGCTACGCCACGCCCCAGGGACCGTTGACGGTGTTGCAGGGTGTCGACCTGCAGCTGGAGCAGGGCGGTAGCCTGGCGCTGATGGGCGAGTCGGGTAGCGGCAAGAGCACCTTGCTGCATTTGATCGCCGGCCTGGACAAGGTCGATCGCGGCAGCATCCGCATTGGTGATCACCAACTGGAGCGGATGAACGAAAACCAGTTGGCCAACTGGCGGCGGACCGAAGTCGGGCTGGTGTTCCAGCAGTTCAACCTGATCGGCAGCCTGCGGGTGGAGGACAACCTGGGGTTCCAGGCGCGGCTGGCCGGGCGTTTCGATGAGCGCTGGCAGGCGCAGTTGGTGGAGCGCCTGGGCCTGGGGGATCTGCTGCGGCGCTACCCGGAACAGCTGTCCGGCGGCCAGCAACAGCGGGTGGCCCTGGGCCGCGCCCTGGCCGGGAAACCGCGGCTGCTGCTGGCCGACGAACCCACCGGCAGCCTTGACGAAGCCACCAGCGACGACGTGCTGCAGCTGTTGCTGGAGCTATTGGCCGATACCCCCACCAGCCTCTTGATGGTCACCCACAGCCAGCGTGTCGCCGGCCGCCTGGGGCGGATCGCGCTGCTGCATGGCGGGCGTCTGGCCGGCGCGGACGAGCACTGA
- a CDS encoding diguanylate cyclase: MACVPFNGGDLALTPHNGGKGLSLARRLYKTRILGLALGFFCVAAGMYPLHPSPWVWAFMLFNAFIWPHLAYQWARRSAVPFRGEHRNLLVDAFLGGFWVGAMHFNPLPTTTTLSLMAMNNIALGGVPFFLAGCLAQVLGIALALLLFGAGFVAQSSSLQLYACLPMLTLYPLALGFICYQQANVLSRHKRELLALSRTDSLSGLLNHGAWKDQLEIEFQRCRRQASTQNQGGAIALIDIDHFKAINDTYGHVAGDIVLRQLSKLLKQNLRISDQAGRYGGDEFCVILPDVPLEHAAELMEALRCRFGGLGYEQNPALQVSLSIGLAAYCPDHSDALDWLNDADQALYEAKTTGRNKVSCRRGDHLPKVLLNSL, translated from the coding sequence ATGGCTTGCGTACCGTTCAACGGAGGCGACTTGGCCTTGACGCCGCACAATGGAGGAAAGGGACTTTCACTGGCCAGGAGGCTGTACAAAACGCGAATTCTGGGGTTGGCCCTGGGGTTTTTCTGCGTGGCTGCGGGCATGTACCCGCTGCATCCATCGCCCTGGGTCTGGGCGTTCATGCTGTTCAATGCCTTCATCTGGCCGCACCTGGCGTACCAGTGGGCACGCCGCTCGGCAGTGCCGTTCCGCGGCGAGCATCGCAACTTGCTGGTGGATGCCTTCCTCGGCGGGTTCTGGGTGGGGGCCATGCACTTCAATCCGCTGCCGACCACCACCACCCTGTCGCTGATGGCGATGAACAATATCGCCCTGGGCGGCGTGCCCTTTTTCCTTGCCGGTTGTCTGGCGCAAGTGCTGGGGATCGCCCTTGCGCTGCTGCTGTTCGGCGCTGGTTTCGTGGCCCAGAGCAGTTCGCTGCAACTCTATGCCTGCTTGCCGATGCTGACCCTGTATCCGCTGGCCCTGGGGTTTATCTGCTACCAGCAGGCCAATGTCCTGTCCCGACACAAACGCGAATTGCTGGCCCTGAGCCGCACCGACAGCCTGTCGGGCCTGCTCAATCACGGGGCCTGGAAGGATCAGCTGGAAATCGAGTTCCAGCGTTGCCGGCGCCAGGCCTCGACCCAGAACCAGGGCGGCGCCATCGCGCTGATCGACATCGACCATTTCAAGGCCATCAACGACACCTACGGCCATGTCGCCGGCGACATCGTGTTGCGCCAGTTGAGCAAGCTGCTCAAGCAGAACCTGCGGATCAGCGACCAGGCCGGGCGTTACGGCGGCGACGAGTTCTGCGTGATCCTGCCGGACGTGCCGCTGGAGCATGCCGCCGAACTGATGGAGGCCTTGCGTTGCCGTTTCGGCGGATTGGGCTATGAGCAGAATCCGGCCCTGCAGGTCAGCCTGAGCATCGGCCTGGCGGCCTATTGCCCGGACCATAGCGATGCCCTGGACTGGTTGAACGATGCCGACCAGGCCTTGTACGAGGCGAAAACCACCGGCCGCAACAAGGTCAGCTGCCGCCGCGGCGACCACTTGCCAAAGGTCCTGCTGAACTCGTTGTGA
- a CDS encoding ABC transporter permease: MAGVWPARTSTEVRVFWHSLRALLSHWRRHPVQFFSVLTGLWLATSLLTGVQALNSQARDSYAKASQLIGGAPQASLATANGAPFSQELFVGLRRAGWPVSPVVQGRLTLKGHEQQRLQLLGIEPLSLPAGSPVAGQVLDSARMVEFVSPPGSTWIAPQTLESLGYRQGDRPMTASGQPLPPLHSQADMAPGLLLVDIGFAQPLLGLPQQVSRLLLPADFAASAPALPDAFKGLLVLKRGSEENDLARLTESFHLNLDALGFLSFLVGLFIVHAAIGLALEQRRGLLRTLRACGVSARMLIVCLCVELGGLALLGGLAGVLSGYLLASVLLPDVAASLRGLYGAEVAGQLSLSPWWWLGGIGLSLLGALLAGANSLLRAARLPLLALADPQAWHQAYARWLRRQAWVATALAVLAGAAWTWGDSLGSGFVLLAGLLLGAALGLPVLLNALLSALLGRSRSVLGQWFLADCRQQLPALSLALMALLLAMAANIGAGSMTAGFRQTFADWLDQRLSAELYINPQTPAQARELQGWLPEQPAIAAVLPVLQVPLQLQGWPADLYGVIDHGNYRQHWPLLEALGEQPWSQLASADTLMLSEQTARRLKVRLGDRLDIPVPVGQWAPQVVAIYADYGNPRGHLLVNAEHLLAHWPQLTPNRFNLRIEPSAVAPLVSALQQRFSLEDSRIVEQAQLKGWSSQIFERTFAATAALNSLTLGVAGVALFISLLTQSQSRLGQLAPLWVLGVSRRQLMLLNLGQTWLLALLTLLLALPLGIALAWCLDTVINVQAFGWRLPLRVFPLQLVQLLALAVLATLLASAWPLLRLYRSQPADLLRTFAHED; encoded by the coding sequence ATGGCGGGCGTCTGGCCGGCGCGGACGAGCACTGAGGTGCGAGTTTTCTGGCACAGCCTGCGGGCGCTGCTCAGCCATTGGCGGCGGCACCCGGTGCAGTTCTTCAGTGTGCTGACCGGGCTATGGCTGGCCACCAGCCTGTTGACCGGGGTGCAGGCGCTCAACAGTCAGGCGCGGGACAGTTACGCCAAGGCCAGCCAGCTGATCGGCGGCGCGCCCCAGGCCAGCCTGGCCACTGCCAACGGCGCGCCATTTTCCCAGGAGCTGTTCGTTGGCCTGCGCCGGGCCGGCTGGCCAGTGTCACCGGTGGTGCAAGGCCGGCTGACGCTCAAGGGTCATGAACAGCAGCGCCTGCAATTGCTGGGGATCGAGCCGCTGTCGTTGCCGGCCGGGTCGCCGGTCGCCGGCCAGGTGCTGGATTCCGCGCGTATGGTCGAATTCGTCAGCCCGCCGGGCAGCACCTGGATCGCCCCGCAAACCCTGGAATCCCTCGGCTATCGCCAAGGCGATCGGCCGATGACCGCGAGCGGCCAGCCACTGCCGCCGCTGCACAGCCAGGCGGACATGGCCCCGGGGCTGCTGCTGGTGGATATAGGTTTTGCCCAGCCGCTGCTGGGCTTGCCGCAGCAGGTCTCGCGCCTGCTGTTGCCGGCGGATTTCGCCGCCAGCGCGCCGGCCTTGCCCGATGCGTTCAAGGGTCTGCTGGTGCTCAAGCGCGGTAGTGAGGAAAACGATCTGGCGCGCCTGACCGAGAGCTTTCACCTGAACCTCGATGCCCTGGGTTTCCTGTCGTTCCTGGTCGGCCTGTTTATCGTGCACGCCGCCATCGGCCTGGCCCTGGAGCAGCGGCGCGGCCTGCTGCGCACCCTGCGGGCCTGCGGAGTCAGCGCGCGGATGCTGATTGTCTGCCTCTGTGTCGAACTGGGCGGCCTGGCCTTGCTCGGCGGCTTGGCCGGGGTGCTCAGCGGTTACCTGCTGGCCAGCGTGCTGTTGCCGGATGTCGCCGCCAGCCTGCGCGGCCTGTATGGCGCCGAGGTGGCGGGGCAGTTGAGCCTGAGCCCATGGTGGTGGTTGGGCGGCATCGGCCTGAGCCTGCTCGGCGCCTTGCTGGCGGGGGCCAACAGTTTGCTGCGGGCTGCGCGCCTGCCGCTGCTGGCGCTGGCCGATCCCCAGGCCTGGCACCAGGCTTATGCGCGCTGGTTGCGGCGTCAGGCCTGGGTGGCGACGGCCCTGGCAGTGCTGGCCGGCGCGGCCTGGACCTGGGGCGACAGCCTGGGCAGCGGTTTCGTCTTGCTGGCGGGCTTGCTGCTGGGAGCGGCCTTGGGCTTGCCGGTGCTGCTCAATGCATTGCTCAGCGCGTTGCTCGGGCGCAGCCGTTCGGTGCTCGGGCAGTGGTTCCTCGCCGATTGCCGGCAGCAGTTGCCGGCCCTGAGCCTGGCGTTGATGGCGCTGCTGCTGGCCATGGCCGCCAATATCGGCGCCGGCAGCATGACCGCAGGTTTTCGCCAGACCTTCGCCGACTGGCTCGACCAGCGCCTGAGCGCCGAGCTGTACATCAACCCGCAAACCCCGGCACAGGCGCGGGAGCTGCAGGGCTGGTTGCCGGAACAACCTGCCATTGCCGCGGTGCTGCCGGTCTTGCAGGTGCCGCTGCAACTGCAAGGCTGGCCGGCGGACCTGTACGGGGTGATCGACCATGGCAACTACCGCCAACACTGGCCCTTGCTCGAAGCCCTGGGCGAGCAGCCCTGGAGCCAGCTGGCTAGCGCCGACACCTTGATGCTTAGCGAACAGACGGCGCGTCGGCTTAAGGTACGCCTGGGCGATCGGCTGGATATTCCCGTGCCGGTGGGGCAGTGGGCGCCGCAAGTGGTGGCGATCTATGCCGACTACGGCAACCCCAGGGGCCATCTGCTGGTGAATGCCGAGCACCTGTTGGCGCACTGGCCGCAGCTGACGCCCAACCGCTTTAATCTGCGCATCGAGCCGTCCGCCGTGGCGCCGCTGGTAAGCGCCTTGCAGCAACGCTTCAGCCTTGAGGACAGCCGCATCGTCGAGCAGGCGCAGCTCAAGGGCTGGTCCAGCCAGATATTCGAACGCACCTTCGCCGCCACTGCCGCGCTCAACAGCCTGACCCTGGGGGTGGCCGGCGTGGCGCTGTTTATCAGCCTGCTGACCCAGAGCCAGAGCCGCCTCGGCCAGCTCGCGCCGTTGTGGGTGCTGGGGGTGAGCCGGCGCCAGTTGATGCTGCTCAACCTCGGGCAAACCTGGTTGCTGGCGCTGCTGACCTTGCTCCTGGCGCTGCCGCTGGGCATCGCCCTGGCCTGGTGCCTGGACACGGTGATCAATGTCCAGGCGTTCGGCTGGCGCCTGCCGTTGCGGGTGTTCCCGCTGCAACTGGTGCAGTTGTTGGCCCTGGCAGTACTGGCTACCTTGCTTGCGTCGGCCTGGCCGTTGCTGCGGTTGTATCGCAGCCAGCCGGCGGATCTGCTCAGGACTTTCGCCCATGAAGATTGA
- a CDS encoding DUF4435 domain-containing protein: MTGVPSLIVEGIDDIEIYINLTRRVPFDVEVYAVEHIEGYGQGCGEVIKAIAALENIPQTQYKLPSHILGVIDKDVRDYRGELPTSPAILVLKYYSIESHFISKAIIANTLRLCTKTSQDMITEELCDLIMSEIEVKLLDLYYHSLEALKNATQAGYAADFAYSFTPGRIKDVQAKALIEAKRSELDQFADSLNITRSIDSVKCIARGKWLIDVFSDELVYCIERLQNLCRAHTINSCLSCITNAYDKCLYRMKDGFNKNTIKSLAASHVAGVEFDYIVNRIFEFRPEKRA; the protein is encoded by the coding sequence ATGACTGGTGTACCTTCTTTAATAGTAGAGGGCATAGATGACATTGAAATATATATCAACTTAACCAGGCGAGTCCCATTTGACGTTGAAGTATATGCAGTTGAACACATAGAAGGTTATGGGCAAGGGTGCGGAGAAGTTATAAAGGCTATTGCTGCATTAGAAAATATCCCACAAACCCAGTACAAGTTACCGTCTCACATCCTTGGAGTAATCGATAAAGATGTAAGGGATTATAGAGGAGAACTCCCAACTTCCCCAGCTATACTAGTGCTAAAATATTACTCAATCGAAAGCCATTTCATCTCTAAAGCAATCATAGCAAACACATTAAGACTCTGTACTAAAACCTCACAAGACATGATTACCGAAGAGCTGTGCGATTTAATTATGTCAGAAATAGAAGTAAAGCTTTTAGATCTTTACTACCATTCTTTAGAAGCGTTGAAGAATGCTACTCAAGCCGGCTACGCGGCAGATTTCGCGTACTCATTCACTCCCGGGCGTATAAAGGATGTTCAGGCCAAAGCGTTGATAGAAGCCAAAAGGTCAGAACTCGATCAATTTGCAGACAGCCTGAACATAACCAGAAGTATAGATTCAGTAAAGTGCATAGCGCGCGGAAAATGGTTGATCGATGTGTTTTCTGATGAGCTTGTTTATTGCATTGAACGCCTTCAAAACCTTTGCCGCGCACATACAATAAACAGCTGCCTTTCATGTATTACCAACGCCTACGACAAGTGCTTATATCGCATGAAAGATGGCTTTAACAAAAATACAATAAAGAGCTTAGCCGCATCACATGTGGCAGGAGTAGAGTTTGATTATATCGTAAACAGAATCTTTGAGTTTCGTCCCGAAAAAAGAGCTTAA
- a CDS encoding type II toxin-antitoxin system RelE/ParE family toxin: MDYEIQQTTVFAQWHTRLRDLRARIAIARRIERASAGNLGDVKNLGGGLSQMRVNMGAGYRIYFTVRGNTLIVLLLGGDKSTQPADICQARSLAKEF; encoded by the coding sequence ATGGATTACGAGATCCAGCAGACGACCGTCTTTGCCCAATGGCACACCAGACTACGGGACCTGCGCGCCAGGATAGCCATCGCTCGGCGTATCGAGCGGGCTTCGGCGGGCAACCTGGGCGATGTGAAAAACCTCGGCGGCGGTCTCTCGCAAATGCGCGTGAATATGGGCGCCGGCTACCGCATCTATTTCACGGTTCGCGGCAATACCCTCATCGTCCTGCTGCTGGGCGGCGACAAATCCACCCAGCCAGCCGACATCTGCCAGGCTCGTTCCCTGGCCAAGGAGTTCTGA
- a CDS encoding YniB family protein: MNYTQAQLKYRLSIAAGALLFTGALISTLFSTLKMLNWRMNSYSDAAALLNRQVKDFVSMVYNNTQPLEWFWDNSPTPDFIHLSTPPHWKFLVIYLLIFVGAALFTWGRTLMRKVEEVEPLIQAKLNAPAEEGVAVMTLQQLEESTPVEAVPSFFSQVRLLCVLPVGIGAVYVGVLWMLRIL, encoded by the coding sequence ATGAATTACACCCAGGCCCAACTGAAATACCGGCTGTCCATCGCCGCAGGCGCACTGCTGTTTACCGGCGCCTTGATCTCCACCCTGTTTTCCACCCTGAAAATGCTCAACTGGCGCATGAACAGCTACAGCGACGCCGCGGCGCTCCTCAACCGCCAGGTCAAGGACTTTGTGTCCATGGTCTACAACAACACCCAGCCCCTGGAGTGGTTCTGGGACAACAGCCCAACCCCCGACTTCATCCACCTGAGCACCCCGCCCCACTGGAAATTCCTGGTGATCTACCTGCTGATCTTCGTCGGCGCGGCACTGTTTACTTGGGGCCGAACCCTGATGCGCAAAGTCGAAGAAGTCGAACCGCTGATCCAGGCCAAGCTCAACGCCCCAGCAGAAGAAGGTGTCGCGGTCATGACGTTGCAGCAACTGGAGGAGTCGACTCCGGTGGAAGCCGTGCCTTCGTTCTTTTCGCAGGTTCGACTGCTTTGTGTGCTGCCGGTGGGGATAGGGGCGGTTTACGTTGGTGTGCTGTGGATGTTGCGGATTTTGTAG
- a CDS encoding peroxiredoxin, translating to MAIRIGDEAPDFTADTTEGPLHFHEWIGDKWAILFSHPKDFTPVCTTELGYMARLKPEFDKRNTRIVGLSIDPVSDHHAWVGDIQETQGHAVNYPMIGDENLVVAKLYDMIHPNAGGGARTAVDNATVRSVFIIGPDKKVKAMLVYPMSAGRNFDEVLRLLDSLQLNAKHTVATPVNWRPGEDVIIPTSVSDEDARKKYPQGFKTLKPYLRTVEQPK from the coding sequence ATGGCAATCCGCATTGGCGACGAAGCACCCGATTTCACTGCCGACACGACCGAAGGTCCGCTGCACTTCCACGAGTGGATCGGCGACAAGTGGGCGATCCTGTTTTCCCATCCGAAGGACTTCACCCCGGTGTGCACCACCGAGCTCGGTTACATGGCCAGGCTCAAGCCGGAGTTCGACAAACGCAACACCAGGATTGTCGGGCTCAGTATCGACCCGGTCAGCGACCACCATGCCTGGGTCGGTGACATCCAGGAAACCCAGGGGCATGCGGTCAACTACCCGATGATCGGCGACGAAAACCTGGTGGTGGCCAAGCTTTACGACATGATCCACCCCAATGCCGGCGGAGGCGCGCGCACCGCGGTGGACAACGCCACCGTGCGTTCGGTGTTCATCATCGGCCCGGACAAGAAGGTCAAGGCCATGCTGGTCTACCCGATGAGCGCCGGGCGCAACTTCGATGAAGTGCTGCGCCTGCTCGATTCCCTGCAACTGAATGCCAAGCACACCGTCGCCACCCCGGTGAACTGGCGCCCGGGCGAGGATGTGATCATTCCTACCTCGGTATCCGACGAGGACGCCCGGAAGAAATATCCGCAAGGCTTCAAGACACTGAAGCCCTATCTGCGTACCGTGGAGCAACCGAAGTAA
- a CDS encoding M20/M25/M40 family metallo-hydrolase, with amino-acid sequence MTQTSPRSLLAARIGLTLALGLLATQAIAEPHPQVQNDAQQYQGDALKLLERLVNIDSGSGYEAGLNQVSDIAIAELKKLGASIEKVPNGAAGGSHVLATLKGTGKARILLMAHMDTVFKEGTAAERPFRIQDGRAYGPGVMDDKGGIVAGIYALKVLDNLKFKDYAQITFLLDASEETGSEIATELIKKTAKAHDVTLNLEPGRPADGLVVWRKGSATALVEVKGKAAHAGVAPELGRNAAMEAAHQILQLGKLGDEAKKTTINFTVLKAGDRTNVIPDQAIAKADVRAAVPEEFDRIEKDLARVSANKLIADTEVKTTLQRGLPPMPQTEKSDALVAMAQGIYGELGRKLTIEGSGGAADSSLSAGVGTPTLDGFGIVGGNIHTPEEYAEVESVAPRIYLLARMIMELSAKH; translated from the coding sequence ATGACGCAGACTTCCCCTCGCTCATTGCTGGCCGCCCGTATCGGCCTGACCCTTGCCCTTGGCCTGCTGGCCACCCAGGCTATCGCCGAACCCCACCCACAAGTACAGAACGATGCGCAGCAATACCAGGGCGATGCCCTGAAACTGCTGGAGCGCCTGGTGAACATCGACTCGGGTTCCGGCTACGAGGCGGGGCTGAACCAGGTGAGCGACATCGCCATCGCCGAGCTGAAGAAGCTCGGCGCCAGCATCGAAAAAGTCCCCAACGGCGCTGCCGGCGGCAGCCATGTGCTGGCCACGCTCAAGGGCACCGGCAAGGCCAGGATCCTGCTGATGGCGCACATGGACACGGTGTTCAAGGAAGGCACCGCGGCCGAGCGGCCGTTCCGCATCCAGGATGGCCGCGCCTACGGCCCGGGAGTGATGGACGACAAGGGCGGCATCGTCGCCGGGATCTACGCGCTGAAGGTCCTGGATAACCTCAAGTTCAAGGACTATGCACAGATCACCTTCCTGCTCGACGCCAGCGAGGAAACCGGTTCCGAGATCGCCACCGAGCTGATCAAGAAAACCGCCAAGGCCCACGACGTGACCTTGAACCTGGAACCAGGGCGCCCGGCCGATGGCCTGGTGGTGTGGCGCAAGGGCAGCGCCACGGCGCTGGTGGAGGTCAAGGGCAAGGCCGCCCACGCCGGGGTCGCGCCGGAGCTGGGGCGCAACGCGGCGATGGAAGCGGCGCACCAGATCCTGCAACTGGGCAAGCTGGGGGATGAAGCGAAGAAAACCACCATCAACTTCACCGTGCTCAAGGCCGGCGACCGCACCAACGTGATTCCCGACCAGGCCATCGCCAAGGCGGATGTGCGGGCGGCGGTGCCGGAAGAGTTCGACCGCATCGAGAAGGACCTGGCGCGGGTTTCGGCCAACAAGCTGATCGCCGACACCGAAGTCAAAACCACCTTGCAACGCGGTTTGCCGCCGATGCCGCAGACCGAGAAGTCCGATGCGCTGGTGGCCATGGCCCAGGGCATCTACGGCGAGCTGGGGCGCAAGCTGACCATCGAGGGCAGCGGCGGGGCGGCGGACTCCAGCCTGTCGGCCGGCGTCGGCACGCCGACCCTGGATGGCTTCGGCATCGTCGGCGGCAATATCCACACCCCCGAGGAATACGCCGAAGTCGAGAGCGTGGCGCCACGCATCTACCTGCTGGCGCGGATGATCATGGAGTTGTCGGCCAAGCACTGA
- a CDS encoding addiction module antidote protein, which yields MSDTLVPFDIAALLDSDQAISEYLSQVLADGDTDELIRALGHVARARGMTQIAKATGQGRASLYKAFAPGAKPRFDTVVKVMRALGLQLCTTVPRG from the coding sequence ATGTCCGACACACTGGTTCCCTTCGACATCGCCGCCCTGCTCGACAGTGACCAGGCGATCAGCGAATACCTGTCCCAGGTCCTGGCCGATGGCGATACCGATGAACTGATCCGCGCCCTGGGCCACGTCGCCAGGGCCCGGGGCATGACGCAGATTGCCAAGGCCACCGGCCAGGGCCGGGCCAGCCTCTACAAGGCCTTTGCCCCGGGCGCCAAGCCGCGCTTCGATACCGTGGTCAAGGTCATGCGCGCGCTGGGCCTGCAGCTGTGCACCACAGTGCCCCGTGGCTGA
- a CDS encoding lipocalin-like domain-containing protein, whose product MKIERLLGLLLVSALCGCDKADEPAQGFAGLGEDAAAFTQVVPGRVFSFPADHGVHDGFRIEWWYLTADLKASDGQRFGVQWTLFRSALRAEPDQPGWQAPNVWLGHAAATSANTHHAAERYARGGVGQAGVTVQPFKAWIDDWSFTSQSADADPLAHMQLQASGPGFAYRLQLRSDRPLVLQGEAGYSRKSEQGQASYYYSQPFFQASGSLQIDGQTYQVSGPAWLDREWSSQPLAAGQSGWDWFSLHLDSGERLMLFRVRENHKPPYITGTWIDPNGHTQTLHKEDIQLTPLADSKVAGRTLPTHWRLRIPGHGLDVSAEALNPKAWMNLRIPYWEGPVQLSGSHTGSGYLEMTGY is encoded by the coding sequence ATGAAGATTGAACGGCTGCTTGGCCTATTACTGGTGTCAGCCCTGTGCGGCTGCGATAAAGCCGACGAGCCGGCGCAAGGTTTCGCCGGCCTGGGCGAGGACGCCGCGGCGTTCACCCAGGTGGTGCCGGGGCGGGTGTTCAGCTTCCCGGCAGACCATGGCGTTCATGACGGTTTTCGCATCGAGTGGTGGTACCTCACCGCCGACCTCAAGGCCAGCGACGGCCAGCGCTTCGGCGTGCAGTGGACGCTGTTTCGCAGTGCCTTGCGCGCTGAGCCCGACCAACCCGGCTGGCAGGCCCCCAACGTCTGGCTGGGCCACGCCGCGGCGACCTCGGCCAACACCCATCACGCCGCCGAACGTTATGCCCGTGGCGGAGTGGGGCAGGCCGGGGTGACCGTGCAGCCGTTCAAGGCCTGGATCGACGACTGGAGCTTTACCAGCCAGTCCGCCGACGCTGACCCGCTGGCGCACATGCAATTGCAGGCCAGCGGCCCGGGTTTCGCCTACCGCTTGCAGCTGCGCAGCGACCGGCCCCTGGTGCTCCAGGGCGAGGCGGGCTACAGCCGCAAGTCCGAGCAGGGCCAGGCGTCCTATTACTACAGCCAGCCGTTTTTCCAGGCCTCCGGCAGCCTGCAGATCGACGGCCAGACCTATCAGGTCAGCGGCCCGGCCTGGCTCGACCGCGAATGGAGCAGCCAGCCATTGGCGGCCGGGCAGAGCGGCTGGGACTGGTTCTCCCTGCACCTGGACAGCGGCGAGCGGCTGATGCTGTTCCGCGTGCGGGAAAACCACAAGCCGCCCTATATCACCGGCACCTGGATCGACCCCAACGGCCACACCCAGACCCTGCACAAGGAGGATATCCAGCTCACCCCGCTGGCGGACTCCAAGGTGGCCGGACGCACGCTGCCCACCCACTGGCGTTTGCGTATTCCGGGCCATGGTCTCGATGTCAGTGCCGAGGCGCTCAACCCCAAGGCCTGGATGAACCTGCGCATTCCTTATTGGGAAGGCCCGGTGCAGTTGAGCGGCAGCCATACCGGCAGCGGTTATCTGGAGATGACCGGTTACTGA
- the hglS gene encoding 2-oxoadipate dioxygenase/decarboxylase HglS has product MSLQSFVSPDLIRQRFSRAMSDMYREEVPLYGALMELVAQVNAGVLGRDERIARQLRSTGEIQRLDLERHGAIRVGTATELATLGRLFAVMGMQPVGYYDLTPAGVPVHSTAFRAVHESALQISPFRVFTSLLRLELIDNPQLRDFAESVLARRTIFTPSALALIEQAETQGGLDDSAAEEFVEQALETFRWHHSATVTAEQYQQLSAQHRLIADVVAFKGPHINHLTPRTLDIDQVQALMPAHGITPKAVIEGPPRRDCPILLRQTSFKALEEAVSFTDQPDSRGSHSARFGEIEQRGAALTPKGRALYDQLLNAARDALGDFPNEANAQRYNTLMAEHFRAFPDNHQTMREQGLAYFRYFVSDQGLAARQQADRPTSLEALIRAGHVRAEPLVYEDFLPVSAAGIFQSNLGDDAQSHYAGHSNRQAFERALGRPTIDELLLYADTQQRSLQECATALGLPAL; this is encoded by the coding sequence ATGAGCCTGCAGAGCTTCGTCAGCCCAGACCTGATCCGCCAACGTTTTTCACGGGCGATGTCGGACATGTACCGTGAGGAAGTGCCGCTGTACGGCGCCCTGATGGAACTGGTGGCCCAGGTCAACGCCGGGGTCCTGGGCCGCGACGAGAGGATCGCCCGCCAGCTGCGCAGCACCGGCGAAATCCAGCGCCTGGACCTGGAGCGCCACGGCGCCATTCGGGTCGGCACCGCCACGGAACTGGCGACCCTAGGCCGGCTGTTCGCAGTCATGGGCATGCAGCCGGTGGGTTACTACGACCTCACCCCGGCCGGGGTACCGGTGCATTCCACGGCCTTTCGCGCGGTGCATGAAAGTGCCCTGCAGATCAGCCCGTTCCGGGTCTTCACCTCGCTGCTGCGCCTGGAGCTGATCGACAACCCGCAACTGCGCGACTTCGCCGAATCGGTGCTGGCCCGCCGGACGATCTTCACCCCGAGCGCCCTGGCCCTGATCGAACAGGCCGAAACCCAGGGTGGCCTCGACGACAGCGCCGCCGAGGAATTCGTCGAGCAGGCCCTGGAAACCTTCCGCTGGCACCACAGCGCCACGGTCACCGCCGAGCAGTACCAGCAACTGAGCGCCCAGCACCGGCTGATCGCCGACGTGGTGGCGTTCAAGGGGCCGCACATCAACCACCTGACGCCGCGCACCCTGGACATCGACCAGGTGCAGGCGCTGATGCCCGCCCATGGCATCACGCCCAAGGCGGTGATCGAAGGCCCGCCGCGCCGGGACTGCCCGATCCTGTTGCGCCAGACCAGCTTCAAGGCGCTGGAGGAAGCCGTATCCTTCACCGACCAGCCCGACAGCCGCGGCAGCCACAGCGCGCGCTTCGGCGAGATCGAACAGCGCGGTGCCGCCCTCACCCCCAAAGGCCGGGCGCTGTACGACCAGCTGTTGAACGCCGCGCGTGATGCCCTGGGGGACTTCCCCAACGAAGCCAACGCCCAGCGTTACAACACGCTGATGGCCGAACACTTCCGCGCCTTTCCCGACAACCACCAGACCATGCGTGAACAGGGCCTGGCGTACTTCCGCTACTTCGTCAGCGACCAGGGCCTGGCCGCGCGCCAGCAGGCGGACCGGCCGACGAGCCTGGAGGCGCTGATCCGCGCCGGGCATGTGCGGGCCGAGCCGCTGGTGTACGAGGACTTCCTGCCGGTCAGCGCCGCCGGGATCTTCCAGTCCAACCTGGGCGACGATGCGCAAAGCCATTACGCCGGCCACTCCAACCGGCAGGCCTTCGAGCGGGCCCTAGGGCGCCCGACCATCGATGAACTGCTGCTGTACGCCGACACCCAACAGCGCTCGCTCCAGGAATGCGCCACGGCACTGGGCCTGCCTGCTCTCTGA